A genomic stretch from Maniola jurtina chromosome 26, ilManJurt1.1, whole genome shotgun sequence includes:
- the LOC123878666 gene encoding histone H1B-like, translating to MSDTAVASEAPAPATPAKKPKASAGAGGAAAKKPKAKPTHPKTSEMVNSAIKELKERSGSSLQAIKKYIAAQYKVDAEKMAPFIRKYLKSAVESGALIQTKGKGASGSFKLESKSSASKKPAGGKGAAASAASARAKKAASTAAAAGAKGGKKATAAAAASSPSRAKTAAATARDKKAAAAKRKKPAAKKTSVAAASPAKAKGAASKAKKTAKPPTKKPKAPKPKKAAPKSKPAAKKAAAAKK from the coding sequence ATGTCAGACACCGCAGTCGCATCCGAAGCACCGGCCCCGGCGACACCCGCGAAGAAGCCCAAGGCCTCCGCGGGCGCCGGCGGCGCCGCCGCCAAGAAGCCGAAAGCGAAGCCCACCCATCCGAAGACGTCCGAGATGGTGAACAGCGCCATCAAGGAGCTCAAGGAGAGGAGCGGCTCGTCGCTGCAGGCCATCAAAAAGTACATCGCCGCCCAGTACAAGGTAGACGCGGAGAAGATGGCACCTTTCATCAGGAAGTACCTGAAGAGCGCCGTCGAATCCGGCGCGCTGATCCAGACCAAGGGCAAGGGCGCGTCGGGCTCGTTCAAGCTCGAGTCGAAGTCGTCCGCGTCCAAGAAGCCCGCCGGCGGCAAGGGCGCCGCCGCGTCCGCCGCCTCCGCGAGGGCCAAGAAGGCCGCCTCCACCGCGGCCGCGGCCGGCGCGAAGGGCGGCAAGAAGGCCACCGCCGCGGCGGCCGCCTCGTCCCCGTCTCGGGCGAAGACCGCCGCCGCGACCGCCAGGGACAAGAAGGCCGCCGCGGCCAAGAGGAAGAAGCCGGCCGCGAAGAAGACCTCCGTCGCCGCCGCGTCCCCGGCCAAGGCCAAGGGGGCCGCCTCCAAGGCGAAGAAGACCGCCAAGCCGCCCACGAAGAAACCTAAAGCGCCGAAACCGAAGAAGGCCGCGCCCAAGTCGAAACCCGCCGCCAAGAAGGCCGCCGCTGCTAAAAAGTAA
- the LOC123878717 gene encoding histone H2B translates to MPPKTSGKAAKKSGKAQKNISKSDKKKKKHKRKESYAIYIYKVLKQVHPDTGISSKAMSIMNSFVNDIFERIAAEASRLAHYNKRSTITSREVQTSVRLLLPGELAKHAVSEGTKAVTKYTSSK, encoded by the coding sequence ATGCCACCCAAGACTAGCGGCAAGGCAGCCAAGAAATCCGGCAAGGCCCAGAAGAACATCTCCAAGTCTgacaagaaaaagaagaagcacAAGAGGAAGGAGAGCTACGCCATTTACATTTACAAGGTGCTCAAGCAGGTCCACCCCGACACCGGTATCTCCAGTAAGGCCATGTCGATCATGAACTCGTTCGTGAACGACATATTCGAGCGCATCGCCGCCGAGGCCTCCCGTCTCGCCCACTACAACAAGAGGTCGACGATCACCTCCAGGGAGGTGCAGACCTCTGTGAGACTACTGCTGCCGGGAGAGCTGGCCAAGCACGCGGTCAGTGAAGGCACAAAGGCCGTCACCAAGTACACTAGCTCGAAGTGA
- the LOC123878674 gene encoding histone H1B-like, with protein MSDTAVASEAPAPATPAKKPKTSAGAGSAAAKKPKAKPTHPKTSEMVNSAIKELKERSGSSLQAIKKYIAAQYKVDAEKMAPFIRKYLKSAVESGALIQTKGKGASGSFKLESKSSASKKPAGGKGAAASAASARAKKAASTAAAAGAKGGKKATAAAAASSPSRAKTAAATARDKKAAAAKRKKPAAKKTSVAAASPAKAKGAASKAKKTAKPPTKKPKAPKPKKAAPKSKPAAKKAAAAKK; from the coding sequence ATGTCAGACACCGCAGTCGCATCCGAAGCACCGGCGCCGGCGACACCCGCGAAGAAACCGAAAAcatcggcgggcgccggcagcGCTGCCGCCAAGAAGCCGAAGGCGAAGCCCACCCATCCTAAAACTTCCGAGATGGTGAACAGCGCGATCAAGGAGCTCAAGGAGAGGAGCGGCTCGTCGCTGCAGGCCATCAAAAAGTACATCGCCGCCCAGTACAAGGTAGACGCGGAGAAGATGGCACCTTTCATCAGGAAGTACCTGAAGAGCGCCGTCGAATCCGGCGCGCTGATCCAGACCAAGGGCAAGGGCGCGTCGGGCTCGTTCAAGCTCGAGTCGAAGTCGTCCGCGTCCAAGAAGCCCGCCGGCGGCAAGGGCGCCGCCGCGTCCGCCGCCTCCGCGAGGGCCAAGAAGGCCGCCTCCACCGCGGCCGCGGCCGGCGCGAAGGGCGGCAAGAAGGCCACCGCCGCGGCGGCCGCCTCGTCCCCGTCTCGGGCGAAGACCGCCGCCGCGACCGCCAGGGACAAGAAGGCCGCCGCGGCCAAGAGGAAGAAGCCGGCCGCGAAGAAGACCTCCGTCGCCGCCGCGTCCCCGGCCAAGGCCAAGGGGGCCGCCTCCAAGGCGAAGAAGACCGCCAAGCCGCCCACGAAGAAACCTAAAGCGCCGAAACCGAAGAAGGCCGCGCCCAAGTCGAAACCCGCCGCCAAGAAGGCCGCCGCTGCTAAAAAGTAA
- the LOC123878690 gene encoding histone H3-like, which translates to MARTKQTARKSTGGKAPRKQLATKAARKSAPATGGVKKPHRYRPGTVALREIRRYQKSTELLIRKLPFQRLVREIAQDFKTDLRFQSSAVMALQEASEAYLVGLFEDTNLCAIHAKRVTIMPNIQLARRIRGERA; encoded by the coding sequence ATGGCCCGCACGAAGCAGACCGCTCGCAAGTCCACCGGAGGTAAAGCGCCTCGCAAGCAGCTGGCAACCAAGGCTGCACGCAAGAGCGCTCCCGCCACCGGCGGCGTGAAGAAGCCTCACCGCTACAGACCGGGCACTGTGGCGCTTCGTGAGATCCGTCGTTACCAGAAGAGCACCGAACTCCTGATCCGCAAGCTTCCGTTCCAGCGGCTGGTGCGCGAGATAGCTCAGGACTTCAAGACCGACCTCCGATTCCAGAGCTCCGCCGTGATGGCCCTGCAGGAGGCCAGCGAGGCGTATCTGGTCGGACTATTCGAAGACACCAACCTGTGCGCCATCCACGCAAAACGTGTCACCATCATGCCGAACATCCAGCTGGCGCGCAGGATCAGGGGCGAACGCGCCTAA
- the LOC123878673 gene encoding histone H1B-like: MSDTAVASEAPAPATPAKKPKASAGAGSAAAKKPKAKPTHPKTSEMVNSAIKELKERSGSSLQAIKKYIAAQYKVDAEKMAPFIRKYLKSAVESGALIQTKGKGASGSFKLESKSSASKKPAGGKGAAASAASARAKKAASTAAAAGAKGGKKATAAAAASSPSRAKTAAATARDKKAAAAKRKKPAAKKTSVAAASPAKAKGAASKAKKTAKPPTKKPKAPKPKKAAPKSKPAAKKAAAAKK, translated from the coding sequence ATGTCAGACACCGCAGTCGCATCCGAAGCACCGGCCCCGGCGACACCCGCGAAGAAGCCCAAGGCCTCCGCGGGCGCCGGCAGCGCTGCCGCCAAGAAGCCGAAGGCGAAGCCCACCCATCCTAAAACTTCCGAGATGGTGAACAGCGCCATCAAGGAGCTCAAGGAGAGGAGCGGCTCGTCGCTGCAGGCCATCAAAAAGTACATCGCCGCCCAGTACAAGGTAGACGCGGAGAAGATGGCACCTTTCATCAGGAAGTACCTGAAGAGCGCCGTCGAATCCGGCGCGCTGATCCAGACCAAGGGCAAGGGCGCGTCGGGCTCGTTCAAGCTCGAGTCGAAGTCGTCCGCGTCCAAGAAGCCCGCCGGCGGCAAGGGCGCCGCCGCGTCCGCCGCCTCCGCGAGGGCCAAGAAGGCCGCCTCCACCGCGGCCGCGGCCGGCGCGAAGGGCGGCAAGAAGGCCACCGCCGCGGCGGCCGCCTCGTCCCCGTCTCGGGCGAAGACCGCCGCCGCGACCGCCAGGGACAAGAAGGCCGCCGCGGCCAAGAGGAAGAAGCCGGCCGCGAAGAAGACCTCCGTCGCCGCCGCGTCCCCGGCCAAGGCCAAGGGGGCCGCCTCCAAGGCGAAGAAGACCGCCAAGCCGCCCACGAAGAAACCTAAAGCGCCGAAACCGAAGAAGGCCGCGCCCAAGTCGAAACCCGCCGCCAAGAAGGCCGCCGCTGCTAAAAAGTAA
- the LOC123878706 gene encoding histone H2A, which translates to MSGRGKGGKVKGKVKSRSNRAGLQFPVGRIHRLLRKGNYAERVGAGAPVYLAAVMEYLAAEVLELAGNAARDNKKTRIIPRHLQLAIRNDEELNKLLSGVTIAQGGVLPNIQAVLLPKKTEKKA; encoded by the coding sequence ATGTCCGGACGTGGCAAAGGCGGCAAAGTTAAGGGAAAGGTCAAGTCTCGCTCCAACCGTGCCGGTCTACAGTTCCCCGTCGGACGTATTCACAGGCTGCTGAGGAAGGGCAACTACGCTGAACGCGTCGGTGCCGGCGCGCCCGTTTATCTCGCGGCCGTGATGGAGTATCTCGCCGCTGAAGTTCTCGAGTTGGCCGGCAACGCGGCGCGCGACAACAAGAAGACCAGGATCATACCGAGGCATCTTCAGCTGGCCATCCGCAACGACGAGGAACTGAACAAGCTTCTCTCCGGCGTGACTATCGCACAGGGTGGCGTGCTGCCGAACATCCAAGCTGTCCTGTTGCCCAAGAAGACCGAGAAGAAGGCCTAA
- the LOC123878689 gene encoding histone H3 → MARTKQTARKSTGGKAPRKQLATKAARKSAPATGGVKKPHRYRPGTVALREIRRYQKSTELLIRKLPFQRLVREIAQDFKTDLRFQSSAVMALQEASEAYLVGLFEDTNLCAIHAKRVTIMPKDIQLARRIRGERA, encoded by the coding sequence ATGGCCCGCACGAAGCAGACCGCTCGCAAGTCCACCGGAGGTAAAGCGCCTCGCAAGCAGCTGGCAACCAAGGCTGCACGCAAGAGCGCTCCCGCCACCGGCGGCGTGAAGAAGCCTCACCGCTACAGACCGGGCACTGTGGCGCTTCGTGAGATCCGTCGTTACCAGAAGAGCACCGAACTCCTGATCCGCAAGCTTCCGTTCCAGCGGCTGGTGCGCGAGATAGCTCAGGACTTCAAGACCGACCTCCGATTCCAGAGCTCCGCCGTGATGGCCCTGCAGGAGGCCAGCGAAGCGTACCTAGTGGGACTCTTCGAAGATACCAACCTGTGCGCCATCCACGCAAAACGTGTCACCATCATGCCGAAGGACATCCAGCTGGCGCGCAGGATCAGGGGCGAACGCGCCTAA